ATTTTAATCAATGAGGAATAGAACAATGGAAAACATGGCAAATAAGGTAGCCCGAATTCCAAATTTAGTGGACTGGTCAACTGGCGAGGTCAGATTGATGAGTGCAAAATGCAACTCCTGCGGAACTTATTTCTTTCCCAAAGAACATTATCAACATCGTCCAGGCTGCTCAAGAGAGGGTGTGGAAGATATTTTGCTTCCCTGCAAAGGCAAACTTGCAAGCTATACCATTCAATATTATCCCTGCCCTGCACCATTTAAAACTGACAAAAAGATCACTCCATACGGTATCGGTCTGGTGGAGTTTGAAGATGAAAAAATCCAGGTTACCGGAATCATAACAGAGACTGATCTGAAATCTCTTAAAATTGGTATGCAAATGGAAACGACCACTCTTGAGATGTTTACCAACGAGGAGAAACAGCAAGTGGTGACCTGGGCATTTCGAGCTGTCAAATAACCGGCACGGCCGGAGCGAAGTATCTGCTTCTGGCCACAACGAAGAATGAAAGTCCCATAAGC
The nucleotide sequence above comes from Desulfobulbaceae bacterium. Encoded proteins:
- a CDS encoding OB-fold domain-containing protein, yielding MANKVARIPNLVDWSTGEVRLMSAKCNSCGTYFFPKEHYQHRPGCSREGVEDILLPCKGKLASYTIQYYPCPAPFKTDKKITPYGIGLVEFEDEKIQVTGIITETDLKSLKIGMQMETTTLEMFTNEEKQQVVTWAFRAVK